One Coffea arabica cultivar ET-39 chromosome 5e, Coffea Arabica ET-39 HiFi, whole genome shotgun sequence DNA segment encodes these proteins:
- the LOC140006296 gene encoding probable protein S-acyltransferase 6, with product MSSGKKVDKNSEVSFQAKSKKLFSSLWEKIIGFKRVVQEKSFRFCRGGDELEQARVYHFWPGNNVFFCKGRLICGPDPKGLILTAIAISLSSWTFAVHVASGIMNPAIIVTSSILTTIVLVNLVYVSTIDPGIIPRNDLGTIDAGKRRRRSRVVVINGIEVKFCNICNIYRPPRTCHCATCNNCIQQFDHHCTWIGHCVGLRNYRLHVTFLLTGLLLFAFIFISSCKSVHHKLPGDGNGVIGFLRNDPETVALTLFSFVAMCFLAGFSCYHVYLIAINQTSYEHFHQKYVNSGNPYDKGILNNIKEVLLAPQPPSSVNFRADVEPGWFGGLSDISIK from the exons ATGTCATCAGGAAAGAAAGTAGATAAGAATTCTGAAGTTAGTTTTCAAGCAAAAAGCAAGAAACTGTTTTCTTCTCTTTGGGAGAAAATAATTGGATTCAAAAGGGTGGTTCAAGAAAAATCTTTTCGATTTTGTCGAGGCGGCGACGAACTTGAACAAGCAAGAGTTTACCATTTTTGGCCTGGAAACAAT GTATTCTTTTGCAAGGGGAGACTGATTTGTGGTCCGGATCCAAAAGGGCTGATTTTAACTGCCATTGCTATTAGTCTATCAAGTTGGACATTTGCGGTTCATGTTGCAAGTGGCATAATGAATCCGGCCATCATCGTAACATCTTCAATTCTGACAACAATT GTTCTTGTGAACTTGGTATATGTCAGTACCATTGATCCTGGTATAATTCCTAGAAATGATCTAGGAACAATTGATGCTGGTAAACGCAGAAGGAGATCAAGGGTAGTTGTCATAAATGGGATAGAGGTGAAGTTTTGTAACATTTGTAACATTTATCGTCCGCCAAGAACTTGTCATTGTGCAACTTGTAACAATTGCATCCAACAATTCGATCACCATTGCACCTGGATCGGGCATTGTGTGGGATTG AGGAATTATCGGCTTCATGTTACATTTCTATTGACAGGATTGCTCTTATTTGCCTTCATATTTATCTCCTCGTGCAAATCAGTACATCACAAATTGCCCGGAGATGGAAATGGGGTGATTGGATTTCTAAGAAATGACCCGGAGACTGTGGCATTGACATTATTCAGTTTTGTAGCCATGTGTTTTCTTGCTGGCTTTTCTTGTTACCATGTTTATCTAATTGCTATAAACCAG ACATCTTATGAGCATTTTCATCAAAAGTATGTGAACTCTGGAAACCCCTATGACAAAGGAATCCTAAACAACATTAAGGAGGTTCTACTTGCTCCACAACCACCATCTAGCGTCAACTTTCGAGCAGATGTGGAGCCTGGATGGTTTGGTGGATTAAGTGATATTAGCATCAAATGA
- the LOC140007042 gene encoding uncharacterized protein → MTSNQEKKNGGRVRPEGSFREFNRFIKENELVDIDFEGKPWTWCNQWERDGEVKEKLDRCLGSVGWYQLFAKAICHHQETEASDHNILILDNNPNQRKPKKRFYFDQRWARNEDSKGIIETTWGIEQKGSRMFIVMRKIKECRMALLAWNRKLRMNSGKKITQIKEKLLEIKESSGEGIRGQIAELKLKLSKAYKEEELYWSQKARCRWLKEGDKNTAYFHASVMATRKRNKITILQRDNGNWCSIDQEVKEEICSYYQQMLTTKNTEEVEVPQDVPNTISRQMNERLIQPVEEAEIKKSSLFYASK, encoded by the coding sequence ATGACATCAAatcaggaaaagaaaaatgggggGAGGGTAAGACCAGAGGGGAGTTTCAGAGAGTTTAACAGGTTTATCAAAGAAAATGAGTTAGTCGACATAGATTTTGAAGGGAAACCATGGACGTGGTGTAATCAATGGGAAAGAGATGGTGAGGTGAAAGAGAAGCTTGATAGATGTTTAGGATCAGTGGGCTGGTACCAACTTTTTGCTAAAGCAATCTGTCATCATCAAGAAACTGAAGCCTCAGACCATAACATTCTTATTCTGGATAATAACCCCAATCAAAGGAAACCAAAAAAGAGATTCTATTTTGATCAAAGGTGGGCAAGAAATGAGGACAGTAAAGGAATTATAGAGACAACATGGGGAATAGAACAGAAAGGATCAAGGATGTTCATAGTGATGAGAAAGATAAAGGAATGTAGAATGGCTCTGCTGGCATGGAACAGAAAGTTGAGGATGAACTCTGGGAAGAAAATTACACAGATTAAGGAGAAGCTGCTGGAAATAAAAgagtcaagtggagaaggaATACGAGGCCAGATAGCAGAATTAAAGCTGAAGCTTAGCAAGGCATATAAGGAGGAGGAACTCTACTGGAGTCAGAAAGCTAGATGCAGGTGGCTGAAGGAGGGGGATAAGAACACAGCTTACTTCCATGCAAGTGTGATGGCTACGAGGAAGAGGAACAAAATCACAATATTGCAGCGAGATAATGGGAACTGGTGTAGTATAGATCAAGAAGTGAAGGAGGAGATATGCAGCTATTACCAACAGATGCTCACAACCAAAAACACTGAGGAGGTGGAAGTACCACAAGATGTTCCTAATACTATCTCAAGACAGATGAATGAGCGACTGATACAACCAGTGGAGGAAGCTGAGATAAAAAAAAGCTCTCTTTTCTATGCATCCAAATAA